In one window of Deinococcus malanensis DNA:
- a CDS encoding carbohydrate ABC transporter permease: protein MRDSIPKIASTGTSRPRVVRQRTSNDLTAALMLAPFLLTFVLFFIYPMLRAIQLSFTSSSLTETGAYVGFANYAKLVGDADFWASLRHTGAFALYTTIPTAAIGLLMALAVNRLLRAKNFALALFFLPYVLPVSVVTLVWQWILNGNFGIVNALTGLNNLWFSHVDTAMVTVAVVTVWWTVGFKMLLFLAGLQNIPKETYEAAALDGAQGFQIFRYITWPLLWPITMLVLILQLIASLKIFAQVYILTGGGPFNSTRVVLQYMYETAFQNLNGGYASTIAVAFFLIVLTMSLLQAALLSRKS, encoded by the coding sequence GTGAGAGACTCCATTCCGAAGATTGCTTCCACCGGAACAAGCAGACCACGCGTCGTTCGGCAGCGCACGTCGAACGACCTGACGGCCGCCCTGATGCTGGCCCCCTTCCTGCTCACGTTCGTGCTCTTCTTCATCTATCCCATGCTTCGCGCGATCCAGCTAAGCTTCACGAGCAGCTCCCTCACGGAGACAGGCGCATACGTCGGTTTTGCGAACTACGCCAAACTCGTCGGGGATGCTGACTTCTGGGCGTCACTTCGGCACACTGGGGCGTTCGCGCTCTACACCACCATTCCAACGGCCGCGATCGGATTACTGATGGCGCTCGCCGTGAACCGCCTGCTCCGCGCGAAGAACTTCGCCCTGGCCCTCTTCTTTCTTCCATACGTCCTGCCTGTGAGCGTCGTTACGCTTGTGTGGCAATGGATACTTAACGGCAACTTCGGCATCGTGAACGCCCTCACGGGACTGAACAACCTCTGGTTCAGTCATGTGGATACCGCCATGGTCACCGTGGCCGTCGTGACGGTGTGGTGGACGGTCGGCTTCAAGATGCTGCTGTTTCTGGCTGGCCTGCAGAACATTCCCAAGGAAACGTACGAAGCCGCCGCGCTTGATGGCGCGCAAGGCTTCCAAATCTTTCGTTACATCACCTGGCCGCTGCTGTGGCCCATCACCATGCTCGTGCTGATTCTTCAGCTGATCGCGTCACTCAAGATCTTCGCGCAGGTCTACATCCTCACTGGTGGCGGGCCGTTCAACTCCACTCGCGTGGTGCTGCAATATATGTACGAAACAGCCTTTCAAAACCTCAACGGCGGATACGCCTCAACCATCGCTGTGGCGTTTTTCCTGATCGTCCTGACAATGTCCCTGTTGCAAGCGGCATTGCTCTCGAGGAAGAGCTGA
- a CDS encoding extracellular solute-binding protein has product MTRISHILTFSALLGSSALAQPTQITFWNFLGGGDGARMKQLVDGYNSSQNKYKVEQTTLQWGVPFYTKVRTSISVGEGPHLISFHLSRMTGWAPENLLRPITAQELASVGLKRADFFPRLLNAATYRGKTYAVPLDTHPLVLYYNKDLARKAGLLDARGKLKPINSMAEFNAALKAVADKTGKTGLAFQNNPTSSAPWRMWITLMAQQKAKIVENNKLVAGEEGKKALATMVAWAKNKNMAMNADYPSFVAQFTTGEAAFMINGVWEVPSMVDGRKANKIAFDYGVAPMPAMNGSQNVWADSHGLAIPNNAKKPISKEHLAGVMNFIAYVQKNSMIWAQGGHIPAYRATVNSKEYAVLKPNSDYAAKAAANAVFDPPGWFSGAAGPLQSTAQKYFVAAIQGQLSVDQAWSMFEADANKLMASSPNP; this is encoded by the coding sequence ATGACACGCATCAGCCATATCCTGACGTTCAGTGCCCTTCTTGGCAGCTCGGCCCTGGCCCAGCCTACCCAAATCACCTTCTGGAACTTCCTTGGCGGCGGCGACGGCGCGCGCATGAAACAACTCGTCGACGGATACAACAGCAGCCAGAACAAGTACAAAGTGGAACAGACCACGCTGCAGTGGGGCGTGCCGTTTTACACGAAGGTGCGCACCTCCATCTCGGTCGGAGAGGGGCCGCACCTGATCAGCTTCCACCTTTCACGCATGACCGGCTGGGCGCCTGAGAATCTGCTGCGTCCGATCACGGCGCAAGAGCTCGCTAGTGTCGGCTTGAAAAGGGCTGACTTCTTCCCTCGGCTCTTGAACGCCGCCACCTACCGGGGCAAAACGTACGCCGTCCCGCTCGACACACATCCGCTCGTGCTGTACTACAACAAAGACCTCGCGCGTAAAGCCGGACTGCTGGATGCACGCGGCAAACTCAAACCCATCAATTCGATGGCAGAGTTCAATGCTGCACTGAAAGCCGTGGCCGATAAAACCGGCAAGACAGGACTGGCCTTCCAAAACAATCCAACATCCTCGGCACCCTGGAGGATGTGGATCACGCTGATGGCTCAGCAAAAGGCCAAAATCGTCGAGAACAACAAACTCGTCGCCGGTGAAGAAGGCAAGAAAGCGCTCGCGACCATGGTGGCCTGGGCGAAAAACAAGAACATGGCCATGAACGCCGACTACCCGTCGTTCGTCGCGCAGTTCACGACCGGCGAAGCCGCCTTCATGATCAACGGCGTCTGGGAAGTCCCCAGCATGGTGGACGGACGCAAAGCGAACAAGATCGCGTTTGATTACGGAGTCGCTCCGATGCCGGCCATGAACGGCAGTCAGAACGTCTGGGCGGACTCGCATGGCCTCGCGATTCCCAACAACGCCAAGAAACCCATTTCCAAGGAGCACCTGGCCGGTGTTATGAACTTCATCGCGTACGTGCAGAAAAACAGCATGATCTGGGCGCAGGGCGGACACATCCCCGCTTACCGTGCCACCGTCAACTCCAAGGAGTATGCGGTGCTCAAGCCGAACAGTGACTACGCTGCGAAGGCCGCAGCGAACGCCGTGTTCGATCCGCCCGGCTGGTTCAGTGGCGCTGCCGGTCCGCTGCAGTCAACGGCGCAGAAGTACTTCGTGGCCGCCATTCAAGGTCAACTGAGCGTCGATCAGGCTTGGAGTATGTTCGAAGCGGACGCCAACAAACTCATGGCCAGCAGTCCCAACCCCTGA